In the genome of Spea bombifrons isolate aSpeBom1 chromosome 11, aSpeBom1.2.pri, whole genome shotgun sequence, one region contains:
- the LOC128468177 gene encoding pulmonary surfactant-associated protein D-like, with the protein MKSLHIFCIMALSVDLVRSSVQICQDTNEESFTIACGSPGKDGLPGRDGNVGPKGDKGDQGPRGITGQSGPQGPPGVPGERGPQGPPGPKGDTGDSGASALEALKAQVNANEQELRSLKTALEAQKKALFLNSRSSGEKIYISKDVEVTYREAVQICSRAGGQLASPQNNAENDAVLAISLEKKKRPFLGINDIQLEGSFRYPNGQAIGYSNWYPREPNDDYGVEDCVEMYDTGKWNDKNCEEKRLVICEFL; encoded by the exons ATGAAGAGTCTTCATATCTTCTGCATCATGGCTTTGAGTGTGGACCTTGTCCGAAGCAGTGTCCAGATATGCCAAGACACCAATGAAGAATCCTTTACTATTGCATGTGGGTCGCCTGGGAAAGACGGTCTACCAGGAAGAGATGGTAACGTTGGACCCAAGGGTGATAAAGGAGATCAAG ggCCACGGGGAATCACAGGTCAAAGTGGACCTCAGGGACCTCCTGGGGTGCCTGGGGAAAGAGGACCACAAGGACCACCAGGTCCAAAGGGGGACACAGGTGACAGTGGGGCATCAG CTCTCGAAGCTCTCAAAGCTCAAGTAAACGCAAATGAACAAGAACTCAGATCATTGAAAACTGCATTAGAAGCGCAGAAGAAAG CCCTGTTTTTGAACAGCAGGAGCAGCGGGGAGAAAATCTACATTTCAAAAGACGTAGAAGTGACTTATAGAGAAGCCGTCCAAATCTGTTCTAGGGCTGGAGGCCAGTTGGCTTCCCCGCAGAATAACGCAGAGAATGACGCCGTGTTGGCCATCTCATTGGAGAAGAAGAAACGTCCTTTCCTCGGAATTAACGACATTCAGTTAGAAGGAAGCTTCCGTTATCCGAACGGACAGGCGATTGGCTACTCAAACTGGTATCCCCGTGAACCCAACGACGATTATGGGGTTGAAGACTGCGTGGAAATGTACGACACCGGAAAATGGAACGATAAGAATTGCGAGGAAAAACGTCTCGTCATCTGTGAAtttctttga
- the LOC128468179 gene encoding pulmonary surfactant-associated protein D-like produces MKSLYIFCIMALSVDLVQSRVQICQDAKNESFTIACGFPGKDGLPGRDGNVGPKGDKGDQGPQGITGPTGPQGPPGVPGERGPQGPPGSKGDRGDSAASALEALRYQVNSIEQQLRSALEAQKKALVFNKGTSSGDKMYISSDVEVTYGEAVQMCSKAGGQLATPKNSAENDAVRTIAVEKNKRYFLGINDIDFEGSFRYLNGQTIGYSNWLSGEPNDYRQAEDCAEMFVNGKWGDIWCQERKPVICEFS; encoded by the exons ATGAAGAGTCTTTATATCTTCTGCATCATGGCTTTGAGTGTGGACCTCGTCCAAAGCCGTGTTCAGATATGCCAAGACGCCAAAAATGAATCCTTTACTATTGCATGCGGGTTCCCTGGGAAAGATGGTCTTCCAGGAAGAGATGGTAACGTTGGACCCAAGGGTGATAAAGGAGATCAAG ggCCACAAGGAATCACAGGTCCAACTGGACCTCAAGGACCTCCTGGGGTGCCTGGGGAAAGAGGACCACAAGGACCACCAGGTTCAaagggggacagaggtgacagtGCGGCATCAG CTCTCGAAGCTCTCAGATATCAAGTAAACTCAATTGAACAACAACTCAGATCTGCCTTAGAGGCTCAGAAGAAAG CTCTGGTTTTCAACAAAGGGACGAGCAGCGGGGACAAAATGTACATCTCAAGCGACGTAGAAGTGACTTATGGAGAAGCCGTCCAAATGTGTTCCAAGGCTGGAGGCCAGTTGGCTACCCCGAAGAATAGCGCGGAGAATGACGCTGTGAGGACAATCGCTGTGGAGAAGAACAAACGTTATTTCCTCGGAATTAACGACATTGACTTTGAGGGAAGTTTCCGTTATCTGAATGGACAGACGATTGGCTACTCAAACTGGTTATCCGGTGAACCCAACGACTATCGCCAGGCCGAAGACTGCGCGGAAATGTTCGTTAATGGAAAATGGGGCGATATATGGTGTCAGGAAAGAAAACCCGTCATTTGTGAATTctcctga
- the LOC128469281 gene encoding pulmonary surfactant-associated protein D-like, whose product MKSLHIFCIMALSVDLVRSSVQICQEADDETFTIECGSPGKDGLPGRDGNVGPKGDKGDQGPPGPKGDTGDSGASALEALEALKAQVNANEQELRTLKTAVEVQKKALFFSSRSSGDKVYISNNSEVTYREAIQICSSAGGQLASPQNSAENDAVLALALEKKKRPFLGIDDIQSEGSFQYINGKAIGYQNWFLREPSNASGVEDCVEMFETGKWKAKNCEDKRLVICEFFISTVLDPR is encoded by the exons ATGAAGAGTCTTCATATCTTCTGCATCATGGCTTTGAGTGTGGACCTCGTCCGAAGCAGTGTCCAGATATGCCAAGAAGCCGATGACGAAACCTTTACTATTGAATGCGGGTCGCCTGGGAAAGACGGTCTACCAGGAAGAGATGGTAACGTTGGACCCAAGGGTGATAAAGGAGATCAAG gaccaCCAGGTCCAAAGGGGGACACAGGTGACAGTGGGGCATCAG CTCTCGAAGCTCTCGAAGCTCTCAAAGCTCAAGTAAACGCAAATGAACAAGAACTCAGAACATTGAAAACTGCAGTAGAAGTGCAGAAGAAAG CCCTGTTTTTTAGCAGCAGGAGCAGCGGGGACAAAGTCTACATTTCAAACAACTCAGAAGTGACTTATAGAGAAGCCATCCAAATCTGTTCTAGTGCTGGAGGCCAGTTGGCTTCCCCACAGAATAGCGCGGAGAATGACGCCGTGTTGGCCCTCGCTTTGGAGAAGAAGAAACGTCCTTTCCTCGGAATCGACGACATCCAGTCGGAAGGAAGTTTCCAGTATATAAACGGAAAAGCCATTGGCTACCAAAACTGGTTTCTCCGTGAACCCAGCAACGCGTCAGGGGTCGAAGACTGCGTGGAAATGTTCGAAACCGGGAAATGGAAAGCTAAGAACTGCGAGGATAAGCGTCTCGTCATTTGTGAATTTTTCATCTCGACAGTTTTGGATCCGCGTTGA
- the LOC128469280 gene encoding pulmonary surfactant-associated protein D-like — protein MAFTTSSGRGDQGLDVLKYQVISIRQQFQSLKIAAEAQKKALVFSKGASCGDKIYVTNDQEVTYKEAVQICSKAGGQLASPRNRAENDAVLAISLEKKKRPFLGINDIQSEGSFRYINGKAIGYSNWYPGEPNNQYQNEDCVEMYATGEWNDKDCKEKRLVICEFF, from the exons ATGGCATTCACCACAAGCAGTGGAAGAGGAGATCAAG GTCTCGACGTTCTCAAATATCAAGTAATTTCAATCAGACAACAATTTCAATCGTTGAAGATCGCTGCGGAAGCACAGAAGAAAG CCCTTGTTTTCAGCAAAGGGGCGAGCTGCGGGGACAAAATCTACGTTACAAACGACCAAGAAGTGACTTACAAAGAAGCCGTCCAAATCTGCTCCAAGGCAGGAGGCCAGTTGGCTTCCCCAAGGAATAGAGCGGAGAATGACGCTGTGTTGGCCATCTCTTTGGAGAAGAAGAAACGTCCTTTCCTCGGAATTAACGACATTCAGTCGGAAGGAAGTTTCCGGTATATAAACGGAAAAGCAATTGGCTACTCAAACTGGTATCCCGGTGAACCCAACAATCAATACCAGAACGAAGACTGCGTGGAAATGTACGCCACCGGAGAGTGGAATGATAAGGATTGCAAGGAAAAGCGTCTTGTCATTTGTGAATTTTTTTGA
- the LOC128469279 gene encoding pulmonary surfactant-associated protein D-like, giving the protein MTSDDKRNKDNERNSCSFIACGAPGKDGLPGKEGKEGPQGEKGEPGERGPVGPQGISGPPGLKGEKGEPGEKGERGDPGTAVLEALRFQIMLLDGKVNTLQQHLELSRKAIVFSSGSSSGDILYITNSKLADYYEAKGICNQAGGELPSPTNAEENEALLAVALQYTKGPFLGINDLQKEGNFTYPDGEPIGYTNWDVGQPKNDQDVKDCVSMSDSGKWNDINCEEKRLVVCEFQ; this is encoded by the exons ATGACCTCAG ATGACAAACGCAACAAAGATAATGAGCGAAACTCGTGTTCTTTCATTGCGTGTGGGGCCCCTGGAAAAGATGGACTCCCTGGAAAAGAAGGAAAGGAAGGACCCCAGGGCGAGAAAGGAGAACCAG gaGAAAGAGGTCCTGTGGGACCCCAAGGCATTTCTGGGCCACCAGggttaaaaggagaaaaaggagaaccaggtgaaaaaggggagagaggcGACCCCGGAACTGCAG TCCTCGAAGCTCTGAGATTCCAGATAATGCTTTTGGATGGGAAAGTGAATACTTTGCAGCAGCATCTAGAACTGAGCAGAAAAG CTATTGTTTTCTCGAGTGGCTCGAGCAGCGgagacatattatatatcacaaATTCCAAGCTTGCCGATTATTACGAAGCCAAAGGGATTTGCAACCAAGCTGGAGGTGAGCTGCCGTCACCGACGAACGCCGAAGAGAACGAGGCCCTGTTGGCTGTCGCTCTGCAGTACACGAAGGGTCCGTTCCTTGGCATAAATGACCTCCAGAAAGAGGGTAACTTCACCTACCCCGACGGGGAGCCGATCGGCTACACCAACTGGGATGTCGGACAACCAAAAAATGACCAAGACGTGAAGGACTGCGTGTCGATGTCTGATAGCGGTAAATGGAATGATATAAACTGCGAGGAAAAACGTTTGGTTGTATGTGAATTTCAGTAG
- the LOC128468172 gene encoding pulmonary surfactant-associated protein D-like isoform X1, which translates to MTINDQVTNTMFTKRSKRLVRMKSLYIFCIMALSVDLVRSSTQICQDADKSSCSIITCGSPGKDGLPGRDGNVGPKGDKGDQGPQGITGQTGPQGPPGVPGTRGQQGPPGPKGDRGDSGASALEALKGQVSSIEQQLRSLKSIVEAQKKALVFTKGTSSGNKIYISNNLEVTYREAVQICSKAGGQLPSPKNKAENDAVLAIALEKKKRPFLGINDIQVEGSFRYPNGQLIGYSNWEPGEPNDDLGVEDCVEMYDTGKWNDKNCEEKRLVICEFS; encoded by the exons atgaCCATCAATGATCAGGTCACTAACACTATGTTCACAAAAAGGTCTAAAAGATTGGTCAGAATGAAGAGTCTTTATATCTTCTGCATCATGGCTTTGAGTGTGGACCTCGTCCGAAGCAGTACGCAGATATGCCAAGACGCTGATAAAAGCTCCTGTTCCATTATCACATGCGGGTCGCCTGGGAAAGATGGTCTTCCAGGAAGAGATGGTAACGTTGGACCCAAGGGTGATAAAGGAGATCAAG GGCCACAGGGAATCACAGGTCAAACTGGACCTCAAGGACCTCCTGGGGTGCCTGGGACAAGAGGACAGCAAGGACCACCAGGTCcaaaaggggacagaggtgacagtGGGGCATCAG CTCTCGAAGCGCTCAAAGGTCAAGTAAGTTCGATTGAACAACAACTCAGATCATTGAAAAGTATCGTAGAAGCGCAGAAGAAAG CTCTGGTTTTCACCAAAGGGACAAGCAGCGGGAACAAAATCTACATTTCAAACAACTTAGAAGTGACTTATAGAGAAGCCGTCCAAATCTGTTCCAAGGCTGGAGGCCAGTTGCCTTCCCCAAAGAATAAAGCGGAGAATGACGCTGTGTTGGCCATCGCTTTGGAGAAGAAGAAACGTCCTTTCCTCGGAATTAACGACATTCAGGTTGAGGGAAGTTTCCGTTATCCGAACGGTCAGTTAATTGGCTACTCAAACTGGGAACCCGGTGAACCCAACGACGACTTAGGGGTTGAAGACTGCGTGGAAATGTACGACACCGGAAAATGGAACGATAAGAATTGTGAGGAAAAACGTCTCGTCATTTGTGAATTCTCCTGA
- the LOC128468172 gene encoding pulmonary surfactant-associated protein D-like isoform X2, with protein sequence MTINDQVTNTMFTKRSKRLVRMKSLYIFCIMALSVDLVRSSTQICQDADKSSCSIITCGSPGKDGLPGRDGNVGPKGDKGDQGPQGITGQTGPQGPPGVPGTRGQQGPPGPKGDRGDSGASALEALKGQVSSIEQQLRSLKSIVEAQKKALVFTKGTSSGNKIYISNDLEVTYREAVQICSKAGGQLPSPKNSAENDAVLAIALDKKKNPFLGINDIQFEGSYRYLNGQLIGYSNWRTNQPDDYQQAEDCVEMFLNGKWNDQVCEEKRLVICEFS encoded by the exons atgaCCATCAATGATCAGGTCACTAACACTATGTTCACAAAAAGGTCTAAAAGATTGGTCAGAATGAAGAGTCTTTATATCTTCTGCATCATGGCTTTGAGTGTGGACCTCGTCCGAAGCAGTACGCAGATATGCCAAGACGCTGATAAAAGCTCCTGTTCCATTATCACATGCGGGTCGCCTGGGAAAGATGGTCTTCCAGGAAGAGATGGTAACGTTGGACCCAAGGGTGATAAAGGAGATCAAG GGCCACAGGGAATCACAGGTCAAACTGGACCTCAAGGACCTCCTGGGGTGCCTGGGACAAGAGGACAGCAAGGACCACCAGGTCcaaaaggggacagaggtgacagtGGGGCATCAG CTCTCGAAGCGCTCAAAGGTCAAGTAAGTTCGATTGAACAACAACTCAGATCATTGAAAAGTATCGTAGAAGCGCAGAAGAAAG CTCTGGTTTTCACCAAAGGGACGAGCAGCGGGAACAAAATCTACATCTCAAACGACTTAGAAGTGACTTATAGAGAAGCCGTCCAAATCTGTTCCAAGGCTGGAGGCCAGTTGCCTTCCCCGAAGAATAGCGCAGAGAATGACGCTGTGTTGGCCATCGCTTTGGACAAGaagaaaaaccctttcctcGGAATTAACGACATTCAGTTTGAGGGAAGTTACCGTTATCTGAACGGACAGCTGATTGGCTACTCAAACTGGAGAACCAATCAACCCGACGACTATCAGCAGGCTGAAGACTGCGTGGAAATGTTCCTTAACGGAAAATGGAACGATCAAGTATGTGAGGAAAAACGTCTCGTCATCTGTGAATTCTCCtga
- the LOC128468188 gene encoding E3 ubiquitin/ISG15 ligase TRIM25-like translates to MATAAVIEELTCSLCLTVYTDPVTLPCGHSFCQECIEQALDAQGQGSYSCPECREGFKTRPELRKNLRLHNIAQNFVPAKDGPFHLGIQCTYCIHSQVPASKTCLLCEASLCEEHLKVHSKSEEHVITEPTTSFDKQKCSVHRKVLEYYCPEDAVCICVSCSLAGEHRGHQVETLNEASEKKKEKLRNVLEKLTSKREETEKRVESLQEHRREVREKAAGETERVAALIRDIREQLEALEKRVQSEISQQEEQALLRVSDLIQQLEIKKEGLSRKIQDIEELRNITDPITVLQEQESDFCDAEKVNNEDRDRHIDVKGGLDVNQITVILQTGLADIVTAAKRRLNVPQASGISLGVNTAGNRVDRADVVKKISSPNTVMGFPVGIPYNMMDKTKYMRSSKNWYQSSTQKH, encoded by the coding sequence ATGGCGACTGCTGCTGTTATAGAAGAGCTGACCTGCTCCCTCTGCCTGACCGTTTACACCGATCCTGTAACCCTGCCGTGCGGACACAGCTTCTGTCAGGAGTGCATTGAACAAGCGCTGGATGCCCAGGGGCAGGGCAGTTATTCGTGTCCCGAGTGCAGAGAAGGTTTCAAGACTCGACCCGAGCTTAGAAAAAACCTGAGGCTCCATAACATAGCTCAGAATTTCGTACCGGCAAAGGACGGGCCGTTTCATTTAGGAATCCAATGTACCTACTGTATTCATTCTCAAGTTCCTGCTTCAAAAACATGTCTACTTTGTGAAGCTTCTCTGTGCGAGGAGCACTTGAAGGTCCACAGTAAGTCAGAAGAACACGTCATAACGGAACCCACCACTTCTTTCGATAAACAAAAATGCTCCGTCCACAGGAAGGTCCTGGAGTATTACTGCCCCGAGGACGCTGtctgtatctgtgtgtcctgcAGCTTGGCCGGAGAGCACAGGGGACACCAGGTGGAGACTCTGAATGAAGCCTctgagaagaagaaggagaaactGAGAAATGTTCTGGAGAAACTGACCTCAAAGCGAGAGGAGACAGAGAAACGAGTCGAGAGTCTGCAGGAGCACAGGAGAGAAGTGCGAGAAAAAGCAGCCGGAGAAACGGAGCGAGTCGCTGCCCTGATTAGAGACATCAGGGAACAGCTGGAAGCTCTAGAGAAGAGAGTCCAGAGTGAGATCTCCCAGCAGGAAGAGCAGGCCTTACTCCGAGTCTCAGATCTAATCCAGCAGCTGGAAATAAAGAAGGAGGGACTGTCCAGGAAGATACAAGACATCGAGGAGCTGCGCAACATAACTGACCCAATAACTGTCTTACAGGAACAGGAATCAGACTTTTGTGACGCTGAGAAGGTCAATAATGAGGACAGAGACAGACATATTGATGTTAAAGGAGGTCTTGATGTGAATCAGATTACAGTGATTTTACAGACAGGTTTAGCTGATATTGTGACCGCTGCAAAGAGACGTCTCAATGTTCCTCAGGCTTCAGGCATATCACTGGGTGTAAACACGGCTGGTAATCGTGTAGACAGAGCAGATGtagtgaaaaaaatatcttctccAAATACGGTCATGGGGTTCCCTGTAGGAATACCATATAATATGATGGATAAAACAAAGTATATGCGGTCCTCAAAAAACTGGTATCAGAGCAGTACCCAGAAACACTAG